A window of Hevea brasiliensis isolate MT/VB/25A 57/8 chromosome 14, ASM3005281v1, whole genome shotgun sequence contains these coding sequences:
- the LOC110661570 gene encoding putative pentatricopeptide repeat-containing protein At2g02150 isoform X1 has product MKKLVAAAIISLSKMLVSLRNLFYTGRRFAYRVSPPPSSSPSARLPFFFSSPSTGPHNSLFYCPLIWLTGCLCILRFPFVTKSNPTNFLEYLDKEFIRKSIEQEQWNNPEIVNLIDSSLGPIWVSRVLAELKQDPRLTLKFFRWVKTRNGFCLTTESYCILVHILFSARMYFDANVILKELILSGRILPGFDVFEVLWSTRNVCVPGFGVFDALFSVFIELGMLEEAGQCFSRMTRFKVLPKTRSCNALLHKLSMTEKGDFSRKFFKDMVGAGITPSVFTYNIMIGYMCKVGDMVAARSLFGQMKQLGLASDVVTYNSLIDGYGKLGLLDESVCLFEEMEDVGCEPDVITYNALINCFCKYEQMPKAFEFFLEMKNNGLKPNIITYSTLVDALCKEGMLQLAIKFLVDMRRVGLLPNEFTYTSLIDANCKAGNLNDALKLAKEMLQVHVDFNVVTYTCLLDGLCEEGRVNEAEELLRAMIKDGVAPNLKTYTALIHGHIKDKWMENAMGFLKEMMGKNIKPDLLLYGTIIWGLCSQSKFEECKLVMTEMKDCGISANPVIYTTLMDAYFKAGKTKEALNLMQEMCDMGIEITNVTFCVLVDGLCKTGLVQEANNYFSRMPEFNLQPNVAVYTALIDGLCKNNCIEDAKKLFDEMQGKNMVPDKIVYTALMHGNLKHWEFQEALNIRSRMSELGMELDLHAYTSLVWGFSQGGLVQQARKFLAEMIGKGIVPDEILCISLLRKYYELGNIDEAVELHNELVKMGLIKDNINSVVPNVQP; this is encoded by the coding sequence ATGAAGAAGCTCGTAGCAGCAGCTATCATTTCGCTCTCTAAGATGTTAGTTTCTCTGCGCAATCTCTTTTACACCGGTCGCAGATTCGCTTACAGAGTAAGCCCTCCTCCCTCTTCAAGCCCTAGTGCTCGCCtccctttctttttttcttcaccATCGACAGGACCACataattctttattttattgtccACTAATCTGGTTGACTGGCTGTCTTTGCATACTCAGATTCCCATTTGTCACCAAATCAAACCCCACCAATTTTTTGGAATATCTAGACAAAGAATTCATCCGTAAAAGCATTGAACAAGAGCAGTGGAATAATCCTGAAATCGTTAATCTCATTGATTCGTCCCTAGGCCCGATATGGGTTTCCAGGGTTTTGGCGGAACTAAAACAAGATCCTAGATTAACATTGAAATTCTTTAGATGGGTCAAAACCCGAAATGGGTTTTGCCTCACAACAGAGTCCTATTGTATATTAGTGCACATTTTGTTTTCTGCTAGAATGTACTTTGATGCTAATGTTATTCTTAAGGAGTTGATTTTGTCTGGCCGGATTTTGCCTGGTTTTGATGTTTTTGAAGTTTTGTGGTCGACCAGGAATGTCTGTGTTCCTGGTTTTGGTGTTTTTGATGCTTTGTTTAGCGTTTTTATTGAGTTAGGAATGCTTGAGGAAGCTGGTCAATGTTTTTCAAGGATGACAAGGTTTAAGGTCTTGCCAAAAACACGGTCTTGTAATGCCCTTTTACATAAGCTTTCAATGACAGAGAAAGGGGACTTTTCAAGGAAATTCTTTAAGGATATGGTTGGGGCTGGGATTACCCCGTCAGTATTTACATATAACATCATGATAGGTTATATGTGCAAAGTAGGGGATATGGTAGCTGCTAGAAGTTTATTTGGGCAAATGAAACAGTTGGGTTTGGCATCAGACGTTGTCACATATAATTCTCTTATTGATGGATACGGAAAGTTGGGCTTGTTGGATGAATCAGTTTGCCTATTTGAAGAAATGGAGGATGTGGGTTGTGAACCTGATGTGATAACCTACAATGCTTTGATTAACTGTTTTTGTAAATATGAACAAATGCCTAAAGCTTTTGAGTTTTTCCTTGAGATGAAAAATAATGGATTAAAACCTAATATCATTACTTATAGTACATTAGTTGATGCTTTGTGCAAGGAGGGGATGTTGCAACTGGCAATTAAGTTTTTGGTGGACATGAGACGTGTTGGTCTTTTACCTAATGAATTCACATATACTTCTCTGATCGATGCAAACTGTAAAGCTGGTAATTTAAATGATGCGTTGAAGCTAGCTAAGGAGATGTTGCAGGTGCATGTTGATTTTAACGTTGTTACCTACACATGTTTACTAGATGGCCTTTGTGAAGAAGGAAGGGTGAACGAAGCAGAGGAACTATTAAGAGCAATGATAAAAGATGGGGTAGCTCCAAATCTAAAAACTTATACTGCCCTGATTCATGGGCATATCAAGGATAAGTGGATGGAAAATGCCATGGGGTTTTTGAAAGAAATGATGGGGAAAAATATAAAACCTGATTTATTACTGTATGGAACAATTATTTGGGGTCTTTGCAGTCAAAGTAAGTTCGAAGAATGCAAACTTGTTATGACTGAAATGAAAGATTGTGGTATTAGTGCAAACCCTGTCATATACACGACACTTATGGATGCTTATTTCAAGGCAGGGAAGACCAAGGAGGCACTCAACCTTATGCAAGAAATGTGTGACATGGGCATTGAGATTACAAATGTGACCTTTTGTGTATTAGTTGATGGTTTGTGTAAAACGGGTTTGGTTCAAGAGGCGAATAATTACTTTTCTAGGATGCCAGAATTTAATTTGCAGCCTAATGTAGCGGTTTATACTGCCCTAATTGATGGTCTGTGCAAAAATAATTGCATTGAAGATGCAAAGAAGTTGTTTGATGAAATGCAGGGTAAAAATATGGTTCCAGATAAAATTGTGTACACTGCTTTAATGCATGGAAATTTGAAGCATTGGGAATTTCAAGAAGCTTTGAATATTAGGAGCAGGATGTCTGAATTAGGGATGGAGCTTGATCTGCATGCCTACACTTCCCTGGTCTGGGGATTTTCACAAGGTGGCTTAGTGCAGCAAGCAAGAAAGTTTCTTGCTGAGATGATTGGGAAAGGTATTGTTCCTGATGAGATTCTCTGTATTTCTCTGTTAAGGAAGTATTATGAACTAGGAAATATAGATGAAGCTGTAGAATTGCATAATGAATTGGTGAAGATGGGCCTAATAAAGGACAATATCAATTCTGTGGTTCCTAATGTACAACCATGA
- the LOC110661570 gene encoding putative pentatricopeptide repeat-containing protein At2g02150 isoform X2: protein MKKLVAAAIISLSKMLVSLRNLFYTGRRFAYRVSPPPSSSPSARLPFFFSSPSTGPHNSLFYCPLIWLTGCLCILRFPFVTKSNPTNFLEYLDKEFIRKSIEQEQWNNPEIVNLIDSSLGPIWVSRVLAELKQDPRLTLKFFRWVKTRNGFCLTTESYCILVHILFSARMYFDANVILKELILSGRILPGFDVFEVLWSTRNVCVPGFGVFDALFSVFIELGMLEEAGQCFSRMTRFKVLPKTRSCNALLHKLSMTEKGDFSRKFFKDMVGAGITPSVFTYNIMIGYMCKVGDMVAARSLFGQMKQLGLASDVVTYNSLIDGYGKLGLLDESVCLFEEMEDVGCEPDVITYNALINCFCKYEQMPKAFEFFLEMKNNGLKPNIITYSTLVDALCKEGMLQLAIKFLVDMRRVGLLPNEFTYTSLIDANCKAGNLNDALKLAKEMLQVHVDFNVVTYTCLLDGLCEEGRVNEAEELLRAMIKDGVAPNLKTYTALIHGHIKDKWMENAMGFLKEMMGKNIKPDLLLYGTIIWGLCSQSKFEECKLVMTEMKDCGISANPVIYTTLMDAYFKAGKTKEALNLMQEMCDMGIEITNVTFCVLVDGLCKTGLVQEANNYFSRMPEFNLQPNVAVYTALIDGLCKNNCIEDAKKLFDEMQGKNMVPDKIVYTALMHGNLKHWEFQEALNIRSRMSELGMELDLHAYTSLVWGFSQGGLVQQARKFLAEMIGKVCYPARFLIVSISGDGEMIGKKFCTVFACFNSSKSLFRGSLETPLTIFS, encoded by the exons ATGAAGAAGCTCGTAGCAGCAGCTATCATTTCGCTCTCTAAGATGTTAGTTTCTCTGCGCAATCTCTTTTACACCGGTCGCAGATTCGCTTACAGAGTAAGCCCTCCTCCCTCTTCAAGCCCTAGTGCTCGCCtccctttctttttttcttcaccATCGACAGGACCACataattctttattttattgtccACTAATCTGGTTGACTGGCTGTCTTTGCATACTCAGATTCCCATTTGTCACCAAATCAAACCCCACCAATTTTTTGGAATATCTAGACAAAGAATTCATCCGTAAAAGCATTGAACAAGAGCAGTGGAATAATCCTGAAATCGTTAATCTCATTGATTCGTCCCTAGGCCCGATATGGGTTTCCAGGGTTTTGGCGGAACTAAAACAAGATCCTAGATTAACATTGAAATTCTTTAGATGGGTCAAAACCCGAAATGGGTTTTGCCTCACAACAGAGTCCTATTGTATATTAGTGCACATTTTGTTTTCTGCTAGAATGTACTTTGATGCTAATGTTATTCTTAAGGAGTTGATTTTGTCTGGCCGGATTTTGCCTGGTTTTGATGTTTTTGAAGTTTTGTGGTCGACCAGGAATGTCTGTGTTCCTGGTTTTGGTGTTTTTGATGCTTTGTTTAGCGTTTTTATTGAGTTAGGAATGCTTGAGGAAGCTGGTCAATGTTTTTCAAGGATGACAAGGTTTAAGGTCTTGCCAAAAACACGGTCTTGTAATGCCCTTTTACATAAGCTTTCAATGACAGAGAAAGGGGACTTTTCAAGGAAATTCTTTAAGGATATGGTTGGGGCTGGGATTACCCCGTCAGTATTTACATATAACATCATGATAGGTTATATGTGCAAAGTAGGGGATATGGTAGCTGCTAGAAGTTTATTTGGGCAAATGAAACAGTTGGGTTTGGCATCAGACGTTGTCACATATAATTCTCTTATTGATGGATACGGAAAGTTGGGCTTGTTGGATGAATCAGTTTGCCTATTTGAAGAAATGGAGGATGTGGGTTGTGAACCTGATGTGATAACCTACAATGCTTTGATTAACTGTTTTTGTAAATATGAACAAATGCCTAAAGCTTTTGAGTTTTTCCTTGAGATGAAAAATAATGGATTAAAACCTAATATCATTACTTATAGTACATTAGTTGATGCTTTGTGCAAGGAGGGGATGTTGCAACTGGCAATTAAGTTTTTGGTGGACATGAGACGTGTTGGTCTTTTACCTAATGAATTCACATATACTTCTCTGATCGATGCAAACTGTAAAGCTGGTAATTTAAATGATGCGTTGAAGCTAGCTAAGGAGATGTTGCAGGTGCATGTTGATTTTAACGTTGTTACCTACACATGTTTACTAGATGGCCTTTGTGAAGAAGGAAGGGTGAACGAAGCAGAGGAACTATTAAGAGCAATGATAAAAGATGGGGTAGCTCCAAATCTAAAAACTTATACTGCCCTGATTCATGGGCATATCAAGGATAAGTGGATGGAAAATGCCATGGGGTTTTTGAAAGAAATGATGGGGAAAAATATAAAACCTGATTTATTACTGTATGGAACAATTATTTGGGGTCTTTGCAGTCAAAGTAAGTTCGAAGAATGCAAACTTGTTATGACTGAAATGAAAGATTGTGGTATTAGTGCAAACCCTGTCATATACACGACACTTATGGATGCTTATTTCAAGGCAGGGAAGACCAAGGAGGCACTCAACCTTATGCAAGAAATGTGTGACATGGGCATTGAGATTACAAATGTGACCTTTTGTGTATTAGTTGATGGTTTGTGTAAAACGGGTTTGGTTCAAGAGGCGAATAATTACTTTTCTAGGATGCCAGAATTTAATTTGCAGCCTAATGTAGCGGTTTATACTGCCCTAATTGATGGTCTGTGCAAAAATAATTGCATTGAAGATGCAAAGAAGTTGTTTGATGAAATGCAGGGTAAAAATATGGTTCCAGATAAAATTGTGTACACTGCTTTAATGCATGGAAATTTGAAGCATTGGGAATTTCAAGAAGCTTTGAATATTAGGAGCAGGATGTCTGAATTAGGGATGGAGCTTGATCTGCATGCCTACACTTCCCTGGTCTGGGGATTTTCACAAGGTGGCTTAGTGCAGCAAGCAAGAAAGTTTCTTGCTGAGATGATTGGGAAAG TCTGCTACCCAGCAAGGTTCTTAATTGTAAGTATTTCCGGGGATGGGGAGATGATTGGGAAGAAATTTTGCACTGTGTTTGCCTGCTTCAATTCTTCCAAAAGCTTATTTAGAG GCAGTCTAGAGACACCTTTAACCATTTTCAGTTGA
- the LOC110661570 gene encoding putative pentatricopeptide repeat-containing protein At2g02150 isoform X3 has protein sequence MKKLVAAAIISLSKMLVSLRNLFYTGRRFAYRVSPPPSSSPSARLPFFFSSPSTGPHNSLFYCPLIWLTGCLCILRFPFVTKSNPTNFLEYLDKEFIRKSIEQEQWNNPEIVNLIDSSLGPIWVSRVLAELKQDPRLTLKFFRWVKTRNGFCLTTESYCILVHILFSARMYFDANVILKELILSGRILPGFDVFEVLWSTRNVCVPGFGVFDALFSVFIELGMLEEAGQCFSRMTRFKVLPKTRSCNALLHKLSMTEKGDFSRKFFKDMVGAGITPSVFTYNIMIGYMCKVGDMVAARSLFGQMKQLGLASDVVTYNSLIDGYGKLGLLDESVCLFEEMEDVGCEPDVITYNALINCFCKYEQMPKAFEFFLEMKNNGLKPNIITYSTLVDALCKEGMLQLAIKFLVDMRRVGLLPNEFTYTSLIDANCKAGNLNDALKLAKEMLQVHVDFNVVTYTCLLDGLCEEGRVNEAEELLRAMIKDGVAPNLKTYTALIHGHIKDKWMENAMGFLKEMMGKNIKPDLLLYGTIIWGLCSQSKFEECKLVMTEMKDCGISANPVIYTTLMDAYFKAGKTKEALNLMQEMCDMGIEITNVTFCVLVDGLCKTGLVQEANNYFSRMPEFNLQPNVAVYTALIDGLCKNNCIEDAKKLFDEMQGKNMVPDKIVYTALMHGNLKHWEFQEALNIRSRMSELGMELDLHAYTSLVWGFSQGGLVQQARKFLAEMIGKGSLETPLTIFS, from the exons ATGAAGAAGCTCGTAGCAGCAGCTATCATTTCGCTCTCTAAGATGTTAGTTTCTCTGCGCAATCTCTTTTACACCGGTCGCAGATTCGCTTACAGAGTAAGCCCTCCTCCCTCTTCAAGCCCTAGTGCTCGCCtccctttctttttttcttcaccATCGACAGGACCACataattctttattttattgtccACTAATCTGGTTGACTGGCTGTCTTTGCATACTCAGATTCCCATTTGTCACCAAATCAAACCCCACCAATTTTTTGGAATATCTAGACAAAGAATTCATCCGTAAAAGCATTGAACAAGAGCAGTGGAATAATCCTGAAATCGTTAATCTCATTGATTCGTCCCTAGGCCCGATATGGGTTTCCAGGGTTTTGGCGGAACTAAAACAAGATCCTAGATTAACATTGAAATTCTTTAGATGGGTCAAAACCCGAAATGGGTTTTGCCTCACAACAGAGTCCTATTGTATATTAGTGCACATTTTGTTTTCTGCTAGAATGTACTTTGATGCTAATGTTATTCTTAAGGAGTTGATTTTGTCTGGCCGGATTTTGCCTGGTTTTGATGTTTTTGAAGTTTTGTGGTCGACCAGGAATGTCTGTGTTCCTGGTTTTGGTGTTTTTGATGCTTTGTTTAGCGTTTTTATTGAGTTAGGAATGCTTGAGGAAGCTGGTCAATGTTTTTCAAGGATGACAAGGTTTAAGGTCTTGCCAAAAACACGGTCTTGTAATGCCCTTTTACATAAGCTTTCAATGACAGAGAAAGGGGACTTTTCAAGGAAATTCTTTAAGGATATGGTTGGGGCTGGGATTACCCCGTCAGTATTTACATATAACATCATGATAGGTTATATGTGCAAAGTAGGGGATATGGTAGCTGCTAGAAGTTTATTTGGGCAAATGAAACAGTTGGGTTTGGCATCAGACGTTGTCACATATAATTCTCTTATTGATGGATACGGAAAGTTGGGCTTGTTGGATGAATCAGTTTGCCTATTTGAAGAAATGGAGGATGTGGGTTGTGAACCTGATGTGATAACCTACAATGCTTTGATTAACTGTTTTTGTAAATATGAACAAATGCCTAAAGCTTTTGAGTTTTTCCTTGAGATGAAAAATAATGGATTAAAACCTAATATCATTACTTATAGTACATTAGTTGATGCTTTGTGCAAGGAGGGGATGTTGCAACTGGCAATTAAGTTTTTGGTGGACATGAGACGTGTTGGTCTTTTACCTAATGAATTCACATATACTTCTCTGATCGATGCAAACTGTAAAGCTGGTAATTTAAATGATGCGTTGAAGCTAGCTAAGGAGATGTTGCAGGTGCATGTTGATTTTAACGTTGTTACCTACACATGTTTACTAGATGGCCTTTGTGAAGAAGGAAGGGTGAACGAAGCAGAGGAACTATTAAGAGCAATGATAAAAGATGGGGTAGCTCCAAATCTAAAAACTTATACTGCCCTGATTCATGGGCATATCAAGGATAAGTGGATGGAAAATGCCATGGGGTTTTTGAAAGAAATGATGGGGAAAAATATAAAACCTGATTTATTACTGTATGGAACAATTATTTGGGGTCTTTGCAGTCAAAGTAAGTTCGAAGAATGCAAACTTGTTATGACTGAAATGAAAGATTGTGGTATTAGTGCAAACCCTGTCATATACACGACACTTATGGATGCTTATTTCAAGGCAGGGAAGACCAAGGAGGCACTCAACCTTATGCAAGAAATGTGTGACATGGGCATTGAGATTACAAATGTGACCTTTTGTGTATTAGTTGATGGTTTGTGTAAAACGGGTTTGGTTCAAGAGGCGAATAATTACTTTTCTAGGATGCCAGAATTTAATTTGCAGCCTAATGTAGCGGTTTATACTGCCCTAATTGATGGTCTGTGCAAAAATAATTGCATTGAAGATGCAAAGAAGTTGTTTGATGAAATGCAGGGTAAAAATATGGTTCCAGATAAAATTGTGTACACTGCTTTAATGCATGGAAATTTGAAGCATTGGGAATTTCAAGAAGCTTTGAATATTAGGAGCAGGATGTCTGAATTAGGGATGGAGCTTGATCTGCATGCCTACACTTCCCTGGTCTGGGGATTTTCACAAGGTGGCTTAGTGCAGCAAGCAAGAAAGTTTCTTGCTGAGATGATTGGGAAAG GCAGTCTAGAGACACCTTTAACCATTTTCAGTTGA